In a single window of the Carassius gibelio isolate Cgi1373 ecotype wild population from Czech Republic chromosome A12, carGib1.2-hapl.c, whole genome shotgun sequence genome:
- the LOC128025779 gene encoding urotensin-2 receptor-like, translated as MNYNKSGGVSGPSRSNSGSVDELVITSTFGTLLSVVYIVGVSGNVYTLVVMCHSIRLATSMYISIINLALADLLYLSTIPFVVCTYFLKDWYFGDVGCRILLSLDLLTMHASIFTLTVMCMERYLAVTKPLDTVKRSKSYRKALAWGVWILSLVLTVPMMVMVNQTTKTTADGGVKRMCAPTWAPQAYKLYLTVLFCTSIMAPGLVIGYLYTKLARTYLESQKTSAINQGSKRSPKQKVLIMIFTIVLVFWACFLPFWIWQLVPLYHKPFSLASHTHTSINYLVASLTYSNSCINPFLYTLLTKNYREYLKNRHKSFYRYTSSFKRRPPSLYSWGKSASSSNQFEFNSETLVMAQLKVMQ; from the coding sequence ATGAATTACAACAAGTCTGGCGGTGTCAGCGGTCCGTCCCGAAGCAACTCCGGATCGGTGGACGAGCTTGTGATAACATCGACTTTCGGCACGCTGCTGTCGGTGGTTTACATCGTTGGAGTTTCGGGAAACGTCTACACGCTGGTAGTCATGTGTCATTCCATACGCCTCGCCACTTCTATGTACATCTCCATCATCAACCTGGCGCTCGCGGATCTTCTTTACCTCTCCACGATTCCTTTCGTGGTGTGCACGTACTTTCTGAAGGACTGGTACTTCGGGGACGTGGGCTGCAGGATACTGTTGAGTCTGGACCTGTTAACCATGCACGCGAGTATCTTTACTCTGACAGTGATGTGCATGGAGCGCTACCTGGCAGTGACTAAACCGCTGGATACCGTGAAACGCTCCAAGAGCTACCGAAAAGCTTTGGCGTGGGGAGTTTGGATTTTGTCCCTCGTACTTACTGTCCCCATGATGGTCATGGTAAACCAGACTACTAAAACAACAGCAGATGGAGGGGTGAAAAGGATGTGCGCGCCCACCTGGGCACCCCAGGCGTATAAACTGTACCTGACTGTCCTGTTCTGCACGAGTATAATGGCGCCAGGGCTTGTCATTGGCTACTTGTACACAAAACTAGCCAGGACGTACCTAGAGTCTCAAAAAACGTCAGCTATTAATCAAGGCAGCAAACGCTCGCCAAAACAGAAAGTTTTGATAATGATTTTCACCATTGTGCTCGTGTTCTGGGCTTGCTTTCTGCCTTTTTGGATATGGCAACTTGTGCCCTTGTACCACAAGCCCTTCAGTCTCGCCTCACACACGCACACGAGCATCAATTACCTCGTGGCGAGTCTGACCTACAGCAACAGCTGCATTAACCCGTTTTTGTACACGCTCCTGACAAAGAATTATCGGGAGTATCTTAAAAACCGCCACAAGAGTTTTTACCGCTACACTTCATCGTTTAAAAGGCGTCCACCAAGCTTGTACTCTTGGGGGAAATCTGCGTCATCCAGTAATCAGTTTGAGTTCAACTCTGAGACGCTCGTCATGGCGCAGTTAAAGGTGATGCAGTGA